Sequence from the Deltaproteobacteria bacterium genome:
AGATTACCCACGCGTTACTCACCCGTGCGCCACTTTACTATCTTCTGCAAGCAGAAGAGTTCTCGTACGACTTGCATGTGTTAAGCACGCCGCCAGCGTTCATTCTGAGCCAGGATCAAACTCTCCAATTAAATCGTATCAGCTGCTGTAAAAGCAACGAATTAACAAAAGACCCAACTCTCAAATAATGTGTCACTATTTAGTTTTCAAAGATCAAGCATTCGGCCTGACATGGCCGCAGGTAACTAAAAAAGTCTATATACATTTTTTAGCCACCCCCTGTCAACAACTTTTTTTATTTTTTTGCAAAGAACAATTTGAAATAAAAACGTGATCGAGTGATCGACAGGTCAGTCCACCATTAGGCGAACCCTGTAAATATAGTCTTTCAAGGCTGGCCTGTCAAGACTATTTGTCACTTTTTTTAAAAGATCCTCGACGGTGCGGATGTCGTCCGATCATCGAAAACGAGCCGCTTTTTACACTCCACCCGGCGGCTTGTCAAGCAATAAAATCGTGTGCCACGATTTTATGAAACGCGACTACGTCGCTCCTTGCGAAATACAAAACGGCAATCCTCGCAAAGAGCCTGTTTGGTGCTTTTGTTCATTTGAAATACGGGGTATTAATCTCTCGCCACGATTTTGTGAAACTTTTTTTTGCCCGACCGCAATAGGATTTCTCCGTCTGAAAGATCCTTTTCCGACACCATTTGATCGATGGCGCCAACACGTTCGTTATTGATATAGGCACCGCCCTGCTCGATGAGGCGCCTGGCTGCGCCCCCGGAATTTACCAGGCCGGTAAGCTGAAAGACTTTGAAAGCCGGCAGCCCGTTGACAAGGTCCTGCCGGGGAAGTGCGGTAGCCGGTACGGTGTCACCATCCAGGCCTGCATCGTCCCTGGGTATCGAGCTCGATGACAGGATGCGCCTGGGGATGGACCTGCCACCGAAGACGCTTGCAGCCGAGCGATGGGCCTTGACGGCTTCCTCGCTGCCGTGCACCAGACTCGTTGTTTCAAAGGCCAGTACGGCTTTGGCCATGTTCAATTCGGCGTCCTTCAGATGCCGGATGCCCCTGATCTCATCCATGGGCAAAAATGTGTACAGTGCCAGGAATCTCTGTATATCCCTGTCATCCACATTTATCCAGTATTGATAATAATCGTAGGGGGTTGTACGCTCCGCATCCAGCCATACGGCACCACCGGCTGTTTTCCCCATTTTTTCACCACTGCTGGTGGTGATCAGCGGCGAGGTGATCCCGTAAGCCTGTTTCCGCTGCATTTTGTGAATCAAGTCGATGCCTGAAACGATGTTGCCCCACTGATCGCTTCCGCCCATCTGCAGCTTGCAGTTCCTGGTTTTAAAAAGCTCCAGAAAATCATAGGCTTGCAGGATCATGTAATTGAATTCCAGAAAACTGAGGCCCTCTTCGGAGTCAAGACGCATTTTACAACTCTCCATCTTGATCATGCGGTTGACGCTGAAATAGCGGCCGACATCCCTCAAGAAATGGATGTAGTTCAGGCCCACCAGCCAGTCGGCATTGTTCAGCATGAGGGCCCTATCATTGGAAAAGTCTATGAATTTGGACAGCTGTTTTTTCAGGGCGGCCACGTTTTCGGCAATGGTTTCCATTGTCAGCACTTTTCTCATTTCGGTCTTGCCGCTGGGGTCGCCCACCAGGCCGGTCCCGCCGCCCACGAGGGCAATGGGCTGGTGACCGTTGCGCTGCATATGGGCCAGCATCATGATCTGAACCAGGCTCCCGATGTGAAGGCTCGACGCCGTCGGGTCGAAACCGATATAGCCGGTGACCCTTTCTCTGTCGAACAGCTCCCGCATCTCCGCGTCGTGCGTTTTCGCTTCAATAAACCCGCGCTCTTCTAAAATATCCAGAACGTTCATTTAGCTTTCCTTTATCACCACATTGATGCTATTTCTCAACAATAGGCGCTCTTTCCAATATTAATGGTGTAACTGGCTTCGCCGTAATTTACTTCGTGCAATTCGCTTCGCTGTAATTTGCGCCGACGCGCCTTATTCATTGTAGCCCATTGCTCTCGGCTAACAGCAACCATAAGTTACGGCCGAAGGGCTAATACCGGCCGCAAGCCAAATTTCGCGTGAAGCGCAAATGACGCCTACTTGTTGGCGTATTCGACCGCGCGGGTCTCCCGGATGACCATCACCTTTATCTGGCCCGGAAATGTGAGGGACTCCTCTATTTTTTTAACGATATCCCGACTCAAAAGAATGGAGTCCTCATCCGAAATGACGTCGCTCTGCACGATGACGCGCAGTTCCCTGCCGGCTTGGATGGCATATGTGTTGGCGACACCATTGAAGCTGTTGGCGATGGCTTCGAGGTCCTCCAGACGTCTGATGTAATTTTCCAGAAGCTCCTTTCGGGCACCCGGCCGGGCTCCTGAAAGCCCGTCGGCCGCCTGCACGAGCAGGGCGTATACCGTCGCGGGCGGAACATCTTCGTGGTGAGCCGCGATGGCGTGCACCACCCGGTGGGACTCACCGAATTTTTTGGCGAGTTTTGAACCGATAACCGCGTGCGGCCCCTCGACTTCGTGGTCGATAGCCTTGCCGATGTCGTGCAGCAATCCCATGCGTTTCGCCAATTTCTCCTTCAAACCCAGCTCGGCGGCCATAATACCGCACAACGAACCGACCTCGACCGAATGCTGCAGGACATTCTGCGCATAACTCGACCTGAATTTAAGCCTCCCCAGGTATTTGATCAACTCAGCGTTGATGCCATGCACACCCAGATCAAAAGCCGCCTGCTCGCCTGCCTCCTTTATGGTGACATCCACTTCCTGCTCAACCTTCTTGACGACATCTTCGATCCGGGCCGGGTGAATTCTGCCGTCGGATATCAATTTCATGAGCGACAGCCTCGCCACTTCCCGCCGCACGGGATTGAAACCGGACAAAATGACCGCTTCGGGTGTATCATCAATAATGAGATCGATTCCGGTGGCGGCTTCGAGAGCCCGAATGTTCCGGCCTTCCCGCCCGATAATTCTTCCCTTCATCTCGTCCGAGGGAAGCTCGACAACGGAGACCGTTCTTTCGGCCACATAATCTCCGGCATAGCGCTGAATGGCGGTCGCTATGATTTTTTTCGCTTTTTTATCAGCCTGCTCTCGGGTTTCGTTCTCGATGCGCTTGATCATTTTGGCGCCTTCATGGCGCGCTTCGTTTTCCATGGCTCGAATCAAAAGCTCTTTGGCCTGTTCGGCCGTCAGACTCGAAATAGCCTCGAGCTGCCGCTTTTGCTCCTCCACCAGGTGCCTGTATTTATTTTCATTGGCTTCGATGTCACTGGTTCTCTTTTTCAGATTTTCTTCCGTCCTGGAAATATCATGATCCCTTTTTTCCAGCTGTTCGAGCTTTTTATCGATATTCTCCTCTCTTGAAATCAGCCACCTTTCCTTCTTTTGCAGCTCAGAACGCGTTTCCTTGGTTTCCGTATCAAATTCGCTCTTCATTTTGAAAAGCCGGTCCTTGGCTTCCAATTGGGCTTCCTTGAGCAGCGTTTCCGATTTTCGTTTGGCGTCTCTGATAATATTCAGCGCTTCCTCTTTTGCAGCCCGCAGTTTCCCGGCCACCACTCTTCCCCTGATCAGATAGGCGATTAGAAAACCGGCCGCAAACCCGCAAACAATCAATATCAAATTGTAATCTTTCATTGTTTCGTCTCCATATATAAATTTCCATGCCCGGCGATGCTTGTCGGGGCATGAAACGTGATTGCTTAACCTGAGTCGAGCCCTTCTCAGATAAAGGGAATTGGGTAAAGAAATAAGGAAAGGTATCGGCGGGTGATGGCGATCCCGCCTGACTGGTGTGGGAACTGCTTCAGGCGGCTCTATACCATGGTCTAAAAAGTACGCATGGAAATCGGATGAACCCCCACCACAGTGCCGTGTTGGCAGGCCTTTGAACCTATCGAATAAAGTGGGCGCCTTTTTGTTTCTTCAGGCTTTTCTGTAAAACCAGAACGTGCACACCAAAACAAGTGAAAGCTCCCGAAAGATAAGTGTTGGGTCAAAGAACATCTTCCAATCACGAACACGGCAGGGGGTCATCCTTTCAGTAACCGCATAAAATAGAAGCGTTGCTTCATCTCCGGCGATCGACAGAAGAGATTCAAACCAAACAGTCGCCATTAGAGAAGTCCGGGAAACGCATTCGCACGACATACAAAGACTATGATCCTGAACGGATCGGCAGCACCATCATGTAGCAACCGTATTCAGCGATTCCAGCAATCCGGTTGCCTTCTCTTCCATGGTTTCCAAAAAATCCGCTTGATTTTCCTTCATCTCAAAATATTCATTCGCTATATTCAGCGCTGCCAGTATCAATATTGCCCTTTTACTGATCGTCATTGATTCGTCGGACAGTTGACTTTCCACCTTGTTAACTGCTTCCTTCAGGTAGTCCGCCACTTCTTTTGCTTTGGAAATATCTTTGTCTGCCTTAAAGGTAAATGGATGCCCGAAAATTTCTATGGTCACGTGTTGGTCCAATGATTATAAAATTACCTTCCCTTAAAAGATGCTTTTATTCATTGCTCCTGACCGGTTTCTGTCACGCCCTCCAGCCTTTCCATCAAATTGTCAATTTTAGTCCGAATCAAGGCCTTGACTTCGGCATGGCGGCCTTCGCTCTCCTCTTTTTCCCGGAGTTGGCTCTCCAGCCGTCCGACTTTGTCGCTAAGCTCGGCATTCGCGGCTTCAAGTTCTTTGCAGGCCCCTATAAGTTTCTCCACTCTTTTTTCAATTTCATCGAACTGATTCAGTATCGTATTGTTGTCCAAGAATTCACCTCATTCGTTGTTGTTCAGTATAATCTTTTAATTCACTCAAAGTCAAGATTTTTCATATTGTCTTTTCTTTCAGCACGTTCTCGACAAATTCAAGGTCATCGACCGAATTGACACCTGAAACTTCCAGGTTGTCCTCACCGACCAGAACGCCCATCTTTTCCTGGCGTTGATAGCCGATACCGATAATGTCGGTCAGATAAAACTCCCCTTGGGCATTGTCGGGAGTCAGTTGCCTCAAAGACAGTTTCAGAAATTCGCGATTAACACAATATATACCTGAATTTATAAGTGTAATTTCCTTTTCGGTTTCCGACGCGTCGGCCTCCTCCACGATCCTGGACAAATTGCGCTTTTCATCGACAACGACCCGGCCATACCCCCGGGGCTGCTCGACATTGACGGCAAGCAGCGAAATCGTGCGCGCATTGCTCCTGTGATCCTCCAGAAGCCTTGCCACTGTCTTTTTTCGCAAAAGGGGAACGTCGCCACACAGAATCAGGACATGCTCGACAGATTCGGGAATCCCCGGCATCGCGCACAGAACGGCATGCCCGGTGCCCAGTTGACGCTCCTGATGCGCAAACCGCACCCCGGGGATTGCCGCCGAACAAATATGCATCACCGCCTCGGCCTGGTGCCCGACTATCACCAGGACGTTTTCTTCCGCCACACCGGCTGCCGTTTCAAGCACGTAGCTGATCATGGGGCGGCCGAGAAGGGGGTGCAGAACCTTGGCCTTGTCCGATTTCATACGGGTGCCGAGTCCTGCGGCCAAAATCACGGCGGCGACATTCGTGCCCATCGTTTCCTATACCCCCAGTAAAAAAAGGGTAAACCGCCATAATGGTTTACCCTTTTTAATTTTAGATATCATTATGTTATTGGTGATGACTCACCACAACATACGAAAGTTTTATCGCGTCTGTGCAAGCTTGAGCCTCTGCAGCGCCCGTTCGAGCGCCGCTTTCGCCCTGGTAAAATCGACCGATTCTTTTTTGCGTTCCGCCGCCAGCCGTTTTTCCGCACGTTCCATAGCGGCTTTGGCACGCTCTAAATCGATGTCGCGCCTCCGCTCTGCCGATTCGGCCAGAACGGTCACCTTGTCCGGAAGCGCCTCGGCAAACCCGCCGCTCACAAAAACAAAGCGCTCCGCGCCACCGGCATCGGTGTATCGCAGGGCACCTGTCTTCAATGTCGTGAGAAACGTTGTGTGGCCGGGCAGTACGCCGAACTCGCCCAAGTTGCCGGGGGCAACCACGATCTTGGCTTCTTCATCCACGACAGCCATTTCTGGGGTAACCACTTCTAGTTTTATGTTTTGGGCCATGCTTTAAAACCTCTTCGCTTATTCCTCGGACAGTTTCTTGGCCTTCTCGAGCACGTCTTCGATGTCTCCGACCATGTGAAAGGCCTGCTCAGGAATATCGTCGTGAACGCCGTCGATAATTTCCTTAAATCCCTTAACCGTGTCTTCTATTTTGACATAAGAGCCCGGCGTGTTGGTGAACACCTCGGCGACATGGAAGGGCTGGGACAGAAATCTTTCCAGTTTACGGGCCCTTGAGACGGTGATCTTGTCCTCGTCGGAGAGTTCGTCAATACCCAGAATGGCAATAATGTCCTGGAGCTCGGTGTATTTCTGCAGAATCTGCTGCACGGAGCGCGCCACATGATAGTGTTCTTCACCGATGTAAGCGGCATCCAGAATGCGTGACGTAGAGTCCAACGGGTCCACAGATGGATAAATGCCCTTTTCCACCAGTTTACGCGAAAGCACCACGGTTCCGTCCAGATGGGCAAATGTGGTTGCCGGGGCCGGGTCCGTCAAGTCGTCCGCCGGTACGTAAACGCACTGGACAGCGGTGATCGATCCCTTGTCGGTTGAGGTGATCCGCTCCTGCAGCTCACCGAGGTCAACGGCCAGTGTCGGCTGGTAGCCAACGGCCGAGGGCATCCGTCCCAACAGGGCGGAAACTTCGGATCCGGCCTGGGTGAAGCGGAAAATGTTGTCGATGAAGATCAGCACGTCCTGCCCTTCGACATCCCTGAAATACTCGGCAGCCGTCAGGGCCGACAGGGCGACTCTCGCCCGTGCGCCGGGAGGCTCGGTCATCTGGCCGTAAATCAAGGCAGCCTTGGGAAGAACGCCGGCTTCCTTCATTTCATGATATAGGTCGTTGCCTTCGCGGGTTCTCTCCCCCACGCCGGCAAACACCGAAATACCGCCGTGCTGCAGGGCGATGTTGTTAACCATTTCCATCATGATAACGGTTTTGCCCACGCCTGCGCCGCCAAACAGTCCCATTTTCCCGCCGCGGGGAAACGGAACCAGGAGGTCGATAACCTTGATCCCGGTTTCGAGCACGCGGACGGTGGTATCCTGCTCTGTAAACTTGGGCGCTTGACGATGGATCGGAAGGGTCTTCTCCTGGCTGACCGGCCCGAGTCCGTCAACCGGACGCCCCACAACGTTGAGAACACGTCCGAGACCGGCTTCCCCGACCGGCATCATGATCATTTCGCCGGTGTCTTTGACTTCCTGACCGCGGGTCAGTCCATCGGTTACGTCCATAGCGATGGTCCTTACGACATTGTCCCCCAGATGCTGGGCTACCTCGACAACAAGATTGTCCTCTTCGTCGCTGATGGCCGGGTTGGAAATCAGAAGAGCCGTATAAATCGTCGGCAGATTGCCCTGCTCAAATTCGACGTCGACGACAGGTCCTAATACCTGCGTTATTTTACCTATGTTTTCTCCCATCAAAAGACCTCCAAATGTTATCTGTTTTCCGCTACCCGGTGCTGGGGATGAGCAGCACCCGGTGGCTGTGGTTCAATCATCAACCTTTCAACGCTTCGGCGCCGCCGACAATGTCCATAAGTTCCGCTGTAATCGCTGCTTGGCGCGCTTTGTTGTACGCCAGGGTAAGGTTTTCCAGCATGTCGTTGCAGGCCTTGGTGGCGTTGTCCATGGCGGTCATTCGTGCGGCATGCTCACTCGTGGAGGTTTCCAGCAGTGCGCTGAACAACTGCACGTAGACGTTCCGGGGCAGCAAGTCGCTCAACAATTCCTCGGCGGAGGGCTCACAAATATGCTCCGCCAGGTAAGGTGCGTCCGCATCGGCTTCCTGGTCCTCCTTCTCGATGGGCGGAATGGGCAATACCTGTTTGGCGACAGGCAGTTGCCTGCCCATGCTCACGAACTCCGCGTAGACGACATACACCTCGTCATACCTATCTTCCAGGAATGCGTCCACCAGTTTGCGTCCCTCGGTGGAAGCGACGTTGAACCCAATCTTGGTTCCAATGACGCCCAGATGTTCGTCGACCCTTTCAAAGCCGTTTTTCCGACACCAATCCCTTCCCTTTTTTCCGAAATTGGTAAAGGAAAAGGTAACGCCTTCGGCGGCCTTTGCCTGCATCAGCGCCTTTGCCTTTTCGGCGATGTTCACGTTGAACCCACCGCACAAGCCCCTGTCCGAAGTACACATAACGATGTGTATCTTCTTGGCATTCTCCCTGGGGACCAGCAGGGGACTGGCCTCGTCACCGGCCTTTTCGGCCAGGCTTCCCAGCACTTCGGCAAATTTCCCGGCATAGGGGCGGAAGTTTTCCATGCTGTCCTGCGCACCCCTCAGGCGGGAGGTAGCCACCATATTCATGGCCTTGGTGATTTGTTTCGTCTTTTTAACAGCGGATATTTTCAGCTCGACGTCTTTTAAACTTGGCATTTAACTTGGCCCTTATCTAAATTATCGCTTACGATTTTACGTGGAATCCTGGTTATCCTTCCTGTCAATTCAGCCCAACGCGGCATGGCGCCCGCGGTTTTCCAGGCTATTTGATCGTATCTTTGAACTCTTCGTTGTAAGCGGTCAAAGCCTCTTTGAGCGTGCCCTCGATATCGTCGGTGATTTCCTCTTTTTCGGCGATGTCCTTGTATAACTGCGGGTAGCGCTCTTCTATAAAGGTGTAGAGACCTAATTCATATTTTTCCACGACATTCGCAGGAAATTTATCCAGAAAGCCCTTGGTTCCGGCGTAAAGGATGATCACCTGTTTTTCCAGCGAAAGCGGCTGGTACTGCGGCTGCTTCAGCACCTGCACCAGGCGTTCCCCGCGCGTTAGCTGGCGCTGGGTTGCGGCGTCCAGGTCGCTGCCGAAAGCGGCAAAAGCTTCGAGCTCCCTGAACTGGGCCATGTCCAGCCGCAGGGTACCGGCCACCTGTTTCATGGCCTTGACCTGGGCGGAGCCACCCACGCGTGAAACCGAGAGGCCCACGTTGATCGCCGGGCGGATACCGGCAAAGAACAGGGCCGGTTCCAGGTAAATCTGCCCGTCGGTAATCGAAATAACGTTCGTCGGAATGTAGGCGGAAACGTCGCCGGCCTGGGTTTCGATGATCGGCAGGGCGGTCAAGGAACCCGCCCCCAGTTCGTCGTTCAGCTTGGCAGCGCGCTCGAGCAGTCTGGAATGGTTGTAAAAAATGTCGCCCGGGTACGCTTCACGACCCGGCGGACGCCGCAGCAGGAGAGAGACCTGGCGATAGGCCGCGGCCTGCTTGGACAAGTCGTCATAGATAATGAGTGCGTGCTGTCCCTTGTCGCGAAAGTATTCACCCATAGCACAGCCCGCGTAAGGCGCCAGGTACTGCAGCGTCGCGGGGTCCGAGGCGCATGCCGACACGATGGTGGTGTATTCCATGGCCCCGTTTTTCTCCAGTACGGCGTGCACCTGGGCCACCGTGGACTTCTTCTGCCCGCAGGCCACGTAAATACAGTAAATGTCGGTGTCCTTCTGGGCAAGAATAGCGTCGATGGCGCAGGCCGTCTTGCCGATCTGCCGGTCACCGATGATCAGCTCGCGCTGGCCGCGACCAACCGGGGTCATGGCGTCCACCGCCTTAAGGCCGGTGTACATGGGCTCGTGCACGCTTTTTCTGGCAATAACACCCGGGGCGACCATCTCCACCCGGCGGAACTCCTGGGAATCGATGGGCCCTTTCCCGTCCAACGGCTCCCCCACACCAGAAACAACGCGGCCCAGTACGGCCTCGCCGACCGGCACCTGGGCGATCCGGCCGGTACGCTTGACCATGTCACCCTCTTTGATGTGGATGTCTTCGCCCATAACTGCAATACCCACATTGTCCTCTTCGAGGTTCAGCACCAACCCGAGAATCCCGCCGCCAAACTCGACCAGCTCCAGCGCCATGGCTTTTTCGAGACCATACACCCTGGCGATGCCGTCACCTACAGACAGGACCACGCCGGTTTCGCTGAGTTCAACTTTCTTGTCATAATCTGTGATCTGCTCTTTAATAATCTGACTTATTTCTTCGGCTCTTAGTTCCATTAGACACTTTCACCCCTTTTTAAAGATTCTCTCATATTGAGTAGCTGTGTTTTTATGCTTCCATCCAAAACAAGATCCCCGATCCGGGTCACGATGCCGCCGATGAGGGTCGGATCATGTTCGATCTTCAGTACGATATCTTTACCCGTCCGCTTGGACAGGGATTCACGAATCTTCTCGACGGCCTCGGATGAAAGCTCGGTGGCCGAAACCAGGCTGGCCCGCGCGACCCCCTTGAGCTCGTCGGCCAGCTTCTGGTAGAACTCATTGATATTGCCGATAAATCCCAACCGGCCTTTCTCGAAAACCAGCAGCAGAAACGAGTTCATCACCTTGGACAGATTCATCTTTTCGATGACCGATTCCAGTACCTTCCTGCGCCCGGCGGCGTTGTAGAGGGGATTGACCAACGCCTGCTCCAGCGTTTTTTCCCTCTGTATCAGTTCTGCAATCCTGTTCAGCTCTTCCTTGTAGGTTTCCGTTTGACCGTCCTCCTTACCTATCATCAGAAGCGCCTTGGCATAACGCCTTGCAACAGCTAAATTTTTCACTATGCCACCACCTTCTCTAAGTATTCGTCAACCAGTCTGTCCTGATCTTCGGCATTGATTTTTGTCTTGATGATTTCTTCGGCTTTGGCCAGCGCCTTCTGCAAAATCTCTTCCTG
This genomic interval carries:
- a CDS encoding NTP transferase domain-containing protein: MGTNVAAVILAAGLGTRMKSDKAKVLHPLLGRPMISYVLETAAGVAEENVLVIVGHQAEAVMHICSAAIPGVRFAHQERQLGTGHAVLCAMPGIPESVEHVLILCGDVPLLRKKTVARLLEDHRSNARTISLLAVNVEQPRGYGRVVVDEKRNLSRIVEEADASETEKEITLINSGIYCVNREFLKLSLRQLTPDNAQGEFYLTDIIGIGYQRQEKMGVLVGEDNLEVSGVNSVDDLEFVENVLKEKTI
- the tyrS gene encoding tyrosine--tRNA ligase yields the protein MNVLDILEERGFIEAKTHDAEMRELFDRERVTGYIGFDPTASSLHIGSLVQIMMLAHMQRNGHQPIALVGGGTGLVGDPSGKTEMRKVLTMETIAENVAALKKQLSKFIDFSNDRALMLNNADWLVGLNYIHFLRDVGRYFSVNRMIKMESCKMRLDSEEGLSFLEFNYMILQAYDFLELFKTRNCKLQMGGSDQWGNIVSGIDLIHKMQRKQAYGITSPLITTSSGEKMGKTAGGAVWLDAERTTPYDYYQYWINVDDRDIQRFLALYTFLPMDEIRGIRHLKDAELNMAKAVLAFETTSLVHGSEEAVKAHRSAASVFGGRSIPRRILSSSSIPRDDAGLDGDTVPATALPRQDLVNGLPAFKVFQLTGLVNSGGAARRLIEQGGAYINNERVGAIDQMVSEKDLSDGEILLRSGKKKFHKIVARD
- a CDS encoding F0F1 ATP synthase subunit delta, whose translation is MKNLAVARRYAKALLMIGKEDGQTETYKEELNRIAELIQREKTLEQALVNPLYNAAGRRKVLESVIEKMNLSKVMNSFLLLVFEKGRLGFIGNINEFYQKLADELKGVARASLVSATELSSEAVEKIRESLSKRTGKDIVLKIEHDPTLIGGIVTRIGDLVLDGSIKTQLLNMRESLKRGESV
- a CDS encoding cell division protein ZapA, yielding MTIEIFGHPFTFKADKDISKAKEVADYLKEAVNKVESQLSDESMTISKRAILILAALNIANEYFEMKENQADFLETMEEKATGLLESLNTVAT
- the atpD gene encoding F0F1 ATP synthase subunit beta — protein: MGENIGKITQVLGPVVDVEFEQGNLPTIYTALLISNPAISDEEDNLVVEVAQHLGDNVVRTIAMDVTDGLTRGQEVKDTGEMIMMPVGEAGLGRVLNVVGRPVDGLGPVSQEKTLPIHRQAPKFTEQDTTVRVLETGIKVIDLLVPFPRGGKMGLFGGAGVGKTVIMMEMVNNIALQHGGISVFAGVGERTREGNDLYHEMKEAGVLPKAALIYGQMTEPPGARARVALSALTAAEYFRDVEGQDVLIFIDNIFRFTQAGSEVSALLGRMPSAVGYQPTLAVDLGELQERITSTDKGSITAVQCVYVPADDLTDPAPATTFAHLDGTVVLSRKLVEKGIYPSVDPLDSTSRILDAAYIGEEHYHVARSVQQILQKYTELQDIIAILGIDELSDEDKITVSRARKLERFLSQPFHVAEVFTNTPGSYVKIEDTVKGFKEIIDGVHDDIPEQAFHMVGDIEDVLEKAKKLSEE
- a CDS encoding F0F1 ATP synthase subunit epsilon codes for the protein MAQNIKLEVVTPEMAVVDEEAKIVVAPGNLGEFGVLPGHTTFLTTLKTGALRYTDAGGAERFVFVSGGFAEALPDKVTVLAESAERRRDIDLERAKAAMERAEKRLAAERKKESVDFTRAKAALERALQRLKLAQTR
- the atpG gene encoding ATP synthase F1 subunit gamma, giving the protein MPSLKDVELKISAVKKTKQITKAMNMVATSRLRGAQDSMENFRPYAGKFAEVLGSLAEKAGDEASPLLVPRENAKKIHIVMCTSDRGLCGGFNVNIAEKAKALMQAKAAEGVTFSFTNFGKKGRDWCRKNGFERVDEHLGVIGTKIGFNVASTEGRKLVDAFLEDRYDEVYVVYAEFVSMGRQLPVAKQVLPIPPIEKEDQEADADAPYLAEHICEPSAEELLSDLLPRNVYVQLFSALLETSTSEHAARMTAMDNATKACNDMLENLTLAYNKARQAAITAELMDIVGGAEALKG
- the atpA gene encoding F0F1 ATP synthase subunit alpha, which produces MELRAEEISQIIKEQITDYDKKVELSETGVVLSVGDGIARVYGLEKAMALELVEFGGGILGLVLNLEEDNVGIAVMGEDIHIKEGDMVKRTGRIAQVPVGEAVLGRVVSGVGEPLDGKGPIDSQEFRRVEMVAPGVIARKSVHEPMYTGLKAVDAMTPVGRGQRELIIGDRQIGKTACAIDAILAQKDTDIYCIYVACGQKKSTVAQVHAVLEKNGAMEYTTIVSACASDPATLQYLAPYAGCAMGEYFRDKGQHALIIYDDLSKQAAAYRQVSLLLRRPPGREAYPGDIFYNHSRLLERAAKLNDELGAGSLTALPIIETQAGDVSAYIPTNVISITDGQIYLEPALFFAGIRPAINVGLSVSRVGGSAQVKAMKQVAGTLRLDMAQFRELEAFAAFGSDLDAATQRQLTRGERLVQVLKQPQYQPLSLEKQVIILYAGTKGFLDKFPANVVEKYELGLYTFIEERYPQLYKDIAEKEEITDDIEGTLKEALTAYNEEFKDTIK
- the rny gene encoding ribonuclease Y, whose protein sequence is MKDYNLILIVCGFAAGFLIAYLIRGRVVAGKLRAAKEEALNIIRDAKRKSETLLKEAQLEAKDRLFKMKSEFDTETKETRSELQKKERWLISREENIDKKLEQLEKRDHDISRTEENLKKRTSDIEANENKYRHLVEEQKRQLEAISSLTAEQAKELLIRAMENEARHEGAKMIKRIENETREQADKKAKKIIATAIQRYAGDYVAERTVSVVELPSDEMKGRIIGREGRNIRALEAATGIDLIIDDTPEAVILSGFNPVRREVARLSLMKLISDGRIHPARIEDVVKKVEQEVDVTIKEAGEQAAFDLGVHGINAELIKYLGRLKFRSSYAQNVLQHSVEVGSLCGIMAAELGLKEKLAKRMGLLHDIGKAIDHEVEGPHAVIGSKLAKKFGESHRVVHAIAAHHEDVPPATVYALLVQAADGLSGARPGARKELLENYIRRLEDLEAIANSFNGVANTYAIQAGRELRVIVQSDVISDEDSILLSRDIVKKIEESLTFPGQIKVMVIRETRAVEYANK